A window of the Novipirellula caenicola genome harbors these coding sequences:
- a CDS encoding M20 family metallopeptidase, with translation MKNATREALDILSRLIAFPSISSASNVDISEFVDTHLRSLGFDTELTTYVDNRGVRKANIVAKRMPDGAGGTPDAGLAYFCHTDVVPAQNWVGPDPDSPGDAFTATLAHDRVYGRGACDMKGSLVAFLAAIAQVPRSSQKHPLWVVCTADEETGFQGARHLVESSTAYREIVAAQPVAIIGEPTELGVVHAHKGITGFRIISRGRAAHSSTAEGINANVAMVPMLQKIAELNERTLREPRYQDRRFDPPTLSWNFGFTDHGTAINITAPKSEAWVSLRTMPEVDGSDLIDEARRHAETLGLEFRPLVGCDPIWVDANAPCVQTMCELAGVTPTTKCYATDGGLFGELNQRLVCGPGNIAQAHTADEWISIEQIEKGIELYRRSITQWC, from the coding sequence GGTCACTTGGTTTCGACACCGAATTGACCACTTACGTCGACAACAGGGGAGTTCGCAAAGCAAACATCGTTGCAAAGCGAATGCCGGATGGCGCTGGCGGAACGCCAGACGCGGGGCTGGCCTACTTTTGCCATACCGATGTCGTCCCAGCCCAGAATTGGGTCGGGCCGGATCCTGATTCGCCGGGAGACGCTTTTACAGCCACGCTTGCCCATGACCGTGTGTATGGACGTGGCGCGTGCGACATGAAAGGTTCGTTGGTTGCGTTTCTCGCTGCCATCGCCCAGGTCCCTCGCTCATCACAAAAACATCCGCTGTGGGTGGTTTGTACTGCGGACGAAGAGACGGGGTTTCAAGGCGCACGGCATCTGGTCGAGTCGTCGACGGCCTATCGCGAAATCGTCGCGGCCCAGCCGGTCGCCATCATCGGAGAACCGACCGAACTTGGTGTGGTCCATGCGCATAAAGGCATCACTGGATTTCGCATCATCAGCCGCGGCCGGGCGGCCCACAGCAGTACCGCCGAAGGCATCAATGCGAATGTCGCCATGGTACCCATGCTGCAAAAGATCGCCGAACTGAACGAGCGAACGCTGCGCGAGCCACGCTATCAAGACCGCCGCTTTGATCCGCCGACCCTGTCATGGAATTTTGGATTTACCGATCACGGTACCGCGATCAACATCACCGCTCCGAAGAGCGAAGCATGGGTCAGCCTGCGGACGATGCCCGAGGTCGACGGCAGTGACTTGATCGACGAAGCTCGGCGACATGCCGAAACCCTTGGGCTCGAATTCCGCCCGCTTGTCGGTTGCGATCCCATTTGGGTTGACGCCAACGCCCCGTGCGTCCAAACGATGTGCGAATTAGCGGGGGTCACTCCGACGACAAAGTGCTATGCGACCGATGGCGGATTGTTCGGTGAACTGAACCAGCGATTGGTGTGCGGGCCAGGCAATATCGCCCAGGCTCACACCGCGGACGAATGGATCTCGATCGAACAGATTGAAAAGGGCATCGAACTGTATCGCCGCAGCATTACGCAGTGGTGCTAG